From the Anaeromyxobacter dehalogenans 2CP-1 genome, the window CAACGTCATCACCAGCCTGTCCTGGTTCGGCGTCAACATGCTGGGCGTGGGGCTCCACTCCTACGGCTTCATGGACAGCGCGTTCTGGGCGCTCACCGGCTTCATCGCCTCGCAGGTCGCCATCATGGCGTTCACGCTCCTGCCCGCGCAGTTCTGGAAGACCGCGCACGCGCACGGCAAGCAGCAGGAGCCTTCGCCGGAGCCGGGGCACTAGGCGCTCCGGGCGCCGGACCCTTGCGGCCCCGCTCCCGGCACTCGGGGGCGGGGCCGTCGTCCTTTCGCGGTCGGCCACGCGAGCCGCCTCCAGGCCCTTGGTGGGGAGCGTTCGCCGGAGGAACTTGTCGCCGTGGTGCCTCGAAGCCGCCCGCACGGACCCCCGTCCGCAGCGCGTACGCCCTCGCCCGCGACCGCGACTGTCAGCGCAGGCGCAGCACGCGGCGGCCACCTCTCGCGCGCGTATCCAGCCGGCGTGCGCGGCGAGCGTGTCTGAGGCCGCGCGTCGCGCCAGCGATACGCGCGGCCGAGTTCGCGAGCGCGCCCGGGAGCATCGAGCGCGACCCGCGCGCGTCCTACGACCGAAGTCCCGCGCCGAGCATTCCTTCTCCACGTCGCGGGAGCGGGCGAGGGCGGGAGCGCACAAGAGGACCCGAACCCACGGCCCCCCCGGCTTCGAGTCACGCGACGTCCGGCGAGCATCTCCGCCCGGATCCAAGCGATCCCGGCCTGGCCCCCGCTTGTCGCGGCGCCGCGCGCGTCGTAGCGTGGCGACCGATGGGCCGAATCCAGGCTTGCCTGCTCGTCGCGGCGCTGCTCGCGGCGGCCCCGGTTGCACGGGCGGTCCCGCCCGCGCCGCAGCCGCAGGGGGGACGCGCGGTGGTGGTCGGGGCCGACCGCTCCTACCCGCCCTACGAGTTCCTCGACGAGAAGGGTCAGCCGGCGGGGTTCAACGTGGACCTCACCCGCGCCATCGGCGAGGTGATGGGGTTCACGGTCGAATTCCGGTTCGGCGACTGGGCGGGGATCCGGGCGGGGCTGGCGGACGGCAGCATCGACGTGCTGCAGGGCATCTCGTGGTCGGAGGAGCGCGCGCGCAGGCTGGACTTCGCGGCGCCGCACGCGATCGTCCACCACGCGATATTCGTCCGGAAGGACGGCCCGCACCCGCGCTCGATCGAGGCGCTGGCCGGGCGCGAGGTGGTGGTGTTCGGCGGCGGGATCATGGACGAGGAGATCACGCGGGCCGGCACGGCGGCGCGGGTGATCCGGACGCAGACGCCCGCCGACGCGCTGCGCCTGCTCGCCTCGGGCCAGCACGACTGCGTGGTGCTGGCGCTCCTGCCGGGCATCTACCTGCAGCGCCAGCTCGGGCTCAGCAACGTCGAGCCGGTCGGGGAGCCGGTCCGCGCCGAGCGCTACGGGTACGCGGTCCGCAAGGGCGATCGCGAGCTGCTGGCCCGCTTCGACGAGGGGCTCGCCATCCTGAAGCAGACCGGGCGCTACGACGCCATCCACGCGCGCTGGCTGGGGCCGCTCGAGCCGCGGCCCATCGGCTGGCAGGCGGTGGCGCGCTACGCGGCGCTCGGCGCGCTGCCCATCCTCGTGCTGCTCGGCGCCAGCGTCGCCTGGAGCCGGTCGCTGCGGCGGCTCGTCGCGCAGCGCACCGCGTCGCTGCAGCGCGAGGTGGCGGAGCGCGAGCGGGCGGTGGCCGCGCTCCGCGAGCACCAGCACCAGCTCGTGCAGGCGCAGAAGGCGGCGGCCATGGGCGTGCTGGTGTCCGGGGTGGCCCACGAGATCAACAACCCGGCCGGCTACATCCTGCTCAACGTGCCCACGCTGAAGGCCGCGTTCGCCGACGCGCAGGAGGCGCTCGATGCGCGCGCCCGCGAGCGCGACCTGAAGCTGGCGGGCGTCCCGTACGCGCGGATGCGCGACGAGATCCCGCAGATGCTCGACGAGATCGCCGAGGGGGGCCGGCGCATCAAGCGGATCGTGGACGACCTGAAGGACTTCGCCCGCCGCGACGACGCGCCGCGGCTCGAGCCCATGGACCTCGGCACCTCGGCGCGGGCCGCGGTCCGCCTGCTCGAGGCGCCCATCCGCGCTGCGACCTCGCGGTTCGAGCTGGCGCTCGCCCCCGGCCTGCCGCGCGTGCGCGGCAACCCGCACCGGCTCGAGCAGGTGATCGTGAACCTGCTCCTGAACGCCTGCCAGGCGCTCCCCGACCGCGATCGCGCGCTGCGCCTCTCGATCCGCCACGATCCCGTCGCCGGCGAGGTGGTGCTCGAGGTGCGCGACGAGGGCGTGGGCATCCCGCCCGAGCACCTGGCGCGCCTCACCGACCCGTTCTTCACCACCAAGCGCGAGAGCGGCGGCACCGGCCTCGGCCTGTCGGTGTCCGCCGGGATCGTGAAGGAGCACGGCGGCCGGCTCGAGTTCGGGTCGCAGCCCGGCGTCGGCACCACCGCGGCGCTGGTGCTGCCGGCGCTGCGCGAGGAGGGCGCGGCGTGAGCGAGTCGTTCTATCCCGCGTTCGCGATCCTGGCGGTGGACGACGAGGCCGCCTGGCTGCGCTCGGTCTCGCTCACGCTCGAGCGCGCGGCCGGCATCACCCACCTGCTCACCTGCCAGGACGCGCGCCGGGTGATGGAGGTGCTCGACGGCAACGACGTGGGCGTGGTGCTGCTGGACCTCACCATGCCCCACCTCTCCGGCGAGGACCTGCTCGGCCGCATCTCGGTGGAGCACCCCGACGTGAAGGTCATCGTGGTCTCCGGGATGAACCAGGTCGAGACCGCCGTGCGCTGCATGAAGCTGGGCGCGTTCGACTACCACGTGAAGACCGAGGAGGAGGACCGGCTGGTCGCCGGCGTCCTGCGCGCCGTGCGCATGCAGGAGCTGCAGCGCGAGAACGGCGAGATGACCGCGCGCTTCATGTCCGGGGAGCTGCGCAACCCGGAGGCGTTCGCCGGCATCGTCACGCAGGACCGCACCATGCTGACGCTGTTCTCGTACGTGGAGGCGGTGGCGCGCAGCCCGCAGCCGCTGCTCGTCACCGGCGAGAGCGGGGTCGGCAAGGAGCTGGTGGCCGGGGCGGCGCACCGGCTCTCCGGGCTGCCCGGGAAGCTGGTGGCGGTGAACGTGGCCGGGCTCGACGACGCGGTGTTCGCCGACACGCTGTTCGGCCACGTGCGCGGCGCGTTCACCGGCGCCGAGCAGCCGCGGCGCGGCATGGTGGAGGAGGCCGCCGACGGCACGCTGTTCCTCGACGAGATCGGGGACCTGTCGGTGCCGTCGCAGGTGAAGCTGCTGCGCTTCCTGCAGGAGGGCGAGTTCTTCCCGCTCGGGAGCGACCGGCCGAAGCGGGTGAAGGTCCGCGTGGTCGCCGCCACGCACCAGGACCTCGCCGCCAAGGAGCGCGCCGGGATGTTCCGGCGGGACCTGTACTACCGGCTGCGCACGCACCGCGTGCGGGTGCCGCCGCTCCGGGAGCGCCGCGAGGACGTGCCGCTCCTGCTCGATCACTTCCTGGGCGAGGCCGCGCGGCAGCTCGGCAAGAAGAAGCCCACCCCGCCGAAGCAGCTCGCGCAGCTGCTCATGACGCACGACTTCCCCGGCAACGTCCGCGAGCTGCGCGCCATGTGCTTCGACGCGGTCAGCCGCCACCGCGACCGCGTGCTCTCCATGGACGCGTTCCTGGAGGCGATCGGCCGGCACGGCAACGGCGCCCACCCCGCGGCGGAGGAGGGGCAGAACCCCTTCGGCGTGGTGGAGCGGCTGCCCACGTTCGACGAGGCGCTGGAGCTGCTGGTGCAGGAGGCGATGCGGCGCTCCGGCGGGAACCAGACGCTCGCCGCGCGGCTGGTGGGCATCTCGCAGCCCGCGCTCTCGAAGCGCCTGAAGTCCTACCGGCGCTGATCCCGCGGAACGCGCAGCGGCCCGGCCGCGCCGCCGAACGGGCATTCCCGCGGGAATGTCCATGCCCGCTGGCATGGCAGGGCCCAGACGCGCGGGATCACTGCGGTCCGCACCCGCACGGGCCCTGCGGCGCGCGGTCGCGATAACGCGCGGCATGCTGGTTCGGATCGCGACGCGCTGCGCGAGCGGCGGGTGATCACGCCGCTTTCCGCGCGCGGGCGATCCGGCACCGAAGGTGCTCTGGGGCGGGGCCTCGGCACACATGACCGGCCCGCGGCGCGACCGCCGGCCTCGACCCCGCGCCGGGCGGCGGCGGCTCCCGGCAGGAGAGACACGTGAAGCGTCTCGCGCGCAGCCTGTACCTGCAGGTGCTCCTGGCGGTCGTCCTCGGTGCGCTGGTCGGGCACCTGTTCCCGGCCACCGGCGCGTCGCTGAAGCCGCTCGGCGACGGGTTCATCAAGCTGGTGAAGATGCTGATCGCGCCCATCGTG encodes:
- a CDS encoding transporter substrate-binding domain-containing protein encodes the protein MGRIQACLLVAALLAAAPVARAVPPAPQPQGGRAVVVGADRSYPPYEFLDEKGQPAGFNVDLTRAIGEVMGFTVEFRFGDWAGIRAGLADGSIDVLQGISWSEERARRLDFAAPHAIVHHAIFVRKDGPHPRSIEALAGREVVVFGGGIMDEEITRAGTAARVIRTQTPADALRLLASGQHDCVVLALLPGIYLQRQLGLSNVEPVGEPVRAERYGYAVRKGDRELLARFDEGLAILKQTGRYDAIHARWLGPLEPRPIGWQAVARYAALGALPILVLLGASVAWSRSLRRLVAQRTASLQREVAERERAVAALREHQHQLVQAQKAAAMGVLVSGVAHEINNPAGYILLNVPTLKAAFADAQEALDARARERDLKLAGVPYARMRDEIPQMLDEIAEGGRRIKRIVDDLKDFARRDDAPRLEPMDLGTSARAAVRLLEAPIRAATSRFELALAPGLPRVRGNPHRLEQVIVNLLLNACQALPDRDRALRLSIRHDPVAGEVVLEVRDEGVGIPPEHLARLTDPFFTTKRESGGTGLGLSVSAGIVKEHGGRLEFGSQPGVGTTAALVLPALREEGAA
- a CDS encoding sigma-54-dependent transcriptional regulator codes for the protein MSESFYPAFAILAVDDEAAWLRSVSLTLERAAGITHLLTCQDARRVMEVLDGNDVGVVLLDLTMPHLSGEDLLGRISVEHPDVKVIVVSGMNQVETAVRCMKLGAFDYHVKTEEEDRLVAGVLRAVRMQELQRENGEMTARFMSGELRNPEAFAGIVTQDRTMLTLFSYVEAVARSPQPLLVTGESGVGKELVAGAAHRLSGLPGKLVAVNVAGLDDAVFADTLFGHVRGAFTGAEQPRRGMVEEAADGTLFLDEIGDLSVPSQVKLLRFLQEGEFFPLGSDRPKRVKVRVVAATHQDLAAKERAGMFRRDLYYRLRTHRVRVPPLRERREDVPLLLDHFLGEAARQLGKKKPTPPKQLAQLLMTHDFPGNVRELRAMCFDAVSRHRDRVLSMDAFLEAIGRHGNGAHPAAEEGQNPFGVVERLPTFDEALELLVQEAMRRSGGNQTLAARLVGISQPALSKRLKSYRR